The following are encoded in a window of Heteronotia binoei isolate CCM8104 ecotype False Entrance Well chromosome 9, APGP_CSIRO_Hbin_v1, whole genome shotgun sequence genomic DNA:
- the TIFA gene encoding TRAF-interacting protein with FHA domain-containing protein A has protein sequence MASENAETEETLTCLRMTLYHPDQGENQVYGDLSFSQCQRVRAHDVIIFGRDSNVCHFNLTDGRVSRIQFALQVFRLFNSTEFGFEIKNLSKKVNIIVNNVELSYLNKVDLPENSIVCFGDYEILMEKQRGRSEDYFEICFELASASLSLDRNVSFHQSIPESGISAPTEMDENE, from the coding sequence ATGGCTTCTGAAAATGCAGAAACGGAAGAAACTCTCACTTGTCTCCGCATGACCCTTTATCATCCAGATCAAGGAGAAAATCAAGTATATGGTGACTTGAGCTTTAGCCAGTGCCAGCGAGTGAGAGCACATGATGTGATCATATTTGGCAGAGACAGTAATGTTTGCCATTTTAACTTGACAGATGGACGCGTGTCTCGCATTCAGTTTGCCCTCCAGGTCTTCAGATTGTTCAACAGCACAGAGTTTGGTTTTGAGATAAAGAATCTGAGCAAAAAGGTGAATATAATTGTGAACAATGTTGAACTGTCATACCTAAACAAGGTTGACTTGCCAGAAAACAGCATTGTTTGCTTTGGAGATTACGAGATCCTAATGGAAAAACAAAGAGGACGATCAGAAGATTACTTTGAAATTTGCTTTGAATTGGCCAGTGCTTCGTTGTCGCTGGACAGAAATGTATCTTTTCATCAGTCTATACCTGAAAGTGGCATTTCAGCTCCAACAGAGATGGATGAAAATGAATGA